DNA sequence from the Tissierella sp. MB52-C2 genome:
TAGAGTTACTATGTAATGGAAATGGAGTTTCAGGGTATGAGCATAATTTACAAGATGGAATAATATCAGCATTTAATAAATATGCTGATGACATTAAGACAGACAAATTGGGAAATGTTATAGCATTAAAGAAGGGATCATCTGATACAGACAATGTTAAAATAATGCTTGCTGCCCATATGGATGAAATAGGTCTAATGGTAAAGGACATTGAGGAGAATGGTTTCATTAGGTTTACTAATATAGGAGGAATTGATCCTAGAACTATATTAGGTCAAGAAGTTATAGTACATGGTAAAGAGGATTTATTTGGTGTTATAGGGTCTAAACCACCTCATTTACAAGAACCATCTGAACATGATAAGGCAATCAAGATGGAAGATATGATTATAGATATTGGGTACTCAAAGGAAAAAGTAGATGAGCTTGTAAATATAGGAGATGTCATAACCATTAGAAGGTCCTTAACAAACCTGCAAGGTAGTAGAGTGGCATCAAAAGCATTAGATGATAGGGCTGGAGTAGCTGTTATTTATGAGACTATAAAAGAATTAAATAAGATGAAACATGATGCTGATGTATATTTTGTATCTACAATTCAAGAGGAAGTAGGAATGGCAGGGGCTATAGTAAGTACTTTTGGAATTAATCCTGATATTGGTATAGCTGTTGATGTTGGATTTGGAGCAACTCCTGAACTTTCTAAGGCTGATTCCATAGAATTAGGAAAGGGGCCTGGTATTACTTTAGGAGGCAATATCCACCCAGGACTTAGAAAAAATCTTACAGAGGTAGCTGGGGAATATAATATTCCTTTTCAAATGGAAATCACTCCAGGTTTAACAGGAACAGATGCTAGAGCCATGATAATGACCAAAGAAGGTGTTCCTTCTTTAGTATTATCTATACCATTGAGATATATGCATACATCAGTAGAAGTAGTTGATATGGTTGATATAAAGCATAGTGCTAAGCTATTGGCATTCTTTATTGCTTCTATTTCTAATGAGAATTTGGAGGGATTATTATGCTACTAAAACAACTAACAGAGGCTTCAGGAATTTCTGGAAATGAAAAAGAGGTTAGAGATTTAATAATCTCTGAGATAAAAGATCATGTAGAGTCTTTTAAAATAGATAGAATAGGTAATATTATTGCATATAAAAAAGGTAAAGATACTAGTAAGAAGTTAATGATAACAGCACATATGGATGAGGTTGGATTATTAGTTACAGATATTGATAATTTAGGTCTGCTTAAATTCACTACAGTAGGTGGAGTTGATAAAAGAATTTTAGTATCAAAACCTGTTCTAGTTGGAAAAGATAAGACTGATGGGGTAATAGGTGCAAAACCAATTCATTTGCAAAAAAGACAAGAATGGACTAGGGCACTTGGTATAGATGAATTATATATAGATATAGGAGTTAACTCTAAAGAAGAAGCTGAAAAGTTAGTTCAAATAGGAGACTATGTAACTTTCAAATCTGATTATATTGAATTTGGTGAAGACTTGGTTAAGGCAAAGGCCCTTGACAATAGAGTTGGATGTTCACTTTTAATTAATCTAATTAAAGAAGTTAAAGATATAAGCTTCTATGGAGTATTTACAGTAATGGAAGAGGTAGGGTTAGTAGGAGCTGGTCCTGCTGCTTATGAAGTTGATCCCGATATTTCATTAGTATTAGAAGGAACATTATGTTATGATATGCCAAAGCTTGATACGCATTTAGTACCTACTTATTTAAATAAAGGTCCTGCAATATCATTAATAGATAGAACGACTGTATATGATCGTAATTTTAGAGAAAAGATTACTAGTATTGCTGAAAAGAATAATATTCCATATCAATATAGAAAGACATCTATGGGTGGAAATGATTCTGGAAGGATTCATACTACTAAAGAAGGTTCAGTAACAACTACTATATCTGTACCTTGTAGATATATACATTCACCAACATCTGTAATGAGCAAAAAGGATTATAATCATACTTATGATTTACTAAAGGCTATTTTATCTGAATTTGAAAAGGAGGAATTATAATGAATATAAACTTTAACCTATTAAAGGATTTAGTTAGCGTATATGGACCAGCGAGTAATGAAGATTTAACGAGAGACTATATTACAAATGAAATTAAAGATTTTGTAGATGAGATAGAAGTAGATGCTCTAGGAAATCTAATTGCTAGAAAAAAAGGTGCTGGAAAAAAAGTTATGATCTCTGCCCATATGGATCAAATAGGACTTATGGTAATTGATATAGATGAAAAAGGATTCTTAAGATTTACAAATGTTGGTGGAATATCCCCTGTAGTTTCTTTAAGTCAAAGGGTTATTTTTGAAAATGGCACTATTGGAATTATATATGCTGAACCTGTTGATGATATATCTAAATTAAAATTAGAAAATATGTATATAGATATTGGAGCATTTAGTAAAGAAGAAGCTGAGAGAAAAATAAGCATAGGTGATATTTGTATATACAAATCAGAATATGTGGAAAATGAAAATGTAGTATTCACTCCTTATTTAGATGATAGAGTAGGATGTTTTGTAGCAATTGAAGCTTTAAAATCTATAAAAAACCCAGCTAATGATTTATACTTTGTATTTTCAGTACAAGAAGAGGTAGGACTTAGAGGAGCTAAGACTGCTGCATATAGGATTAACCCAGATGTTGGTATAGCTCTAGATGTGACGTCTCATGGAGACACTCCTAAGGCAAAGAGATTTGCAATCGGATTAAACAAAGGGGCTGCTATTAAAGTAAAAGATAATTCTATTATTTGTCATCCAAAGGTAAAGAATTTGCTTGTTAATTTAGCTAAAGATAATAATATACCTTATCAAATGGAAGTATTAGAATTTGGTGGTACAGATTCAGGTGCTATTCATGTAAATATGGAAGGAGTTCCATCAGGAGTAATCTCTATACCTACAAGATATGTACATTCTACTGTGGAAATGGCATCTAAAAATGATATAATTAACTGTACTAAACTTTTAATAGAGTTTCTGGAGAATGAATTAGATATTTAGTTTTGTTCAGATTTTTAGACAAAAATATAGAAAGAAGATCCATTTTTAAATAAATGGATCTTCTTTCTTTTGTTTCATTGGGATTCATGTAGTATTATGGTAGATTTTGCATTATTACAGGATAATTTGTATGAAAAAATTTTCTTTAAAATAGAGGATTTTAATCTTATATGGAGAAATATATAATAGTAGACTGGATTTGGAAGGGGAATATACTATGTTGGATTTAAATCACGAATATACCATATCAGAAGTATCTGAAATTACTGGATATGCTCCGCATGTTTTAAGATATTATGAGAAAGAATTTGAAATTGACGTTCCTAGAAATAATTCAAATCACAGATATTTTACATATAAAGAGATTGAGTTGATACAATATATAAAAACTCTACAGGATAAAGGTTTTACAAATAAACAGATAAAGCTTATTATACAATCTCCAGAAGTTATAATGAGTAATCAGGAAGAATCTGGCATAGTGTCAGCCAGTGATAATATGTACTTCGATACTTATCAATTAGCTAAGGAAATAAGCATGACTTTAGAAGAAGAGTTTTTTGAAAAATTATTAACCCATATCAATGAAGGATCTGAAAAAAATATCAATGTAATAGAAGAATTAAAAAATGAAGTGGCAATGCTTAGGAATGAGTTGAATTCAAAAGAAAGAGATGTATTAATATGTGAAAATGCGAAGTTAAAAATGCAAGTTAAGGAAAAAGAATTCGAAAATATTGAACTAAAAGGTAAGTTAAAAGAAATAGAAGAAAAACAAATAAGTTTTTTTAAAAGAATATTTATGAAAAATAAATAAGATAGAATATAAGTTATATATTTCTAGTGACTTTAGAATAATCTTTCTCATGGGATAAGGCATAGTATATTACTACCAAATATAGGTAATAATATACTATACCAGATAAATCCTTTTTATATTATCTTTGTGACTCGTATTGTTTTAAAAGTTTAATAAAAAGTTCAGGAATTTTAACCATGTTTTCAGGTGATTCTACAAAGGAAATTCTGAACTGAGTTTTACCTGGATTTTCTTCATCATTTTCAATATCATAGAATCCCTTCATTGGTGCAACAAGAAGAGTTGTTTCTACTCCGTCTATTACAACGGAACCCTTTCCTGCACAGTATAGAACAAAATCAATTGAATCGAAGCCTGGCTTTACAACATTTCTTACATCAATTACTGAATAAATTGATGCATCTGGGCTTGATACTATAAGATTTGGCTCTTGTTCCTTAAGTCCGTTGTAAACCTTTATTATTTGATCTTTATAATAATCTCTCTGTTGTTTACACCATCCAAGTATATCTTCTTTACTCTCATGTGCTAACGCTCCAAAAATATATTGGCCAATTACATTTGCACATAGATTAGCAGTATATTCTGCGATTGAACGGTTATTAAAATCTGCATTATCTGTAATTACTGCTCCTATTCTTAAACCGCAAGCATTCCATACTTTGGAAGCTGTCTCAATACTAATTCTTCTGCCTTCAATTCCTGGAATATCAGTATCTGTTAATCCCCAAATACTTACAAGTTTTTCGTTATCATCATAGTATAATTCACGATAAGCTTCATCACTTACCATCCACATATTATATTTAACGCATAATCTTGCAAGGTCTTTTAAAGTATCATATGTGTAGTATTGACCCGTTGGGTTATCATAAGGGATTACTAAAAGTGCCCCTGGATTATTTGCTTTTATCATTTCTTCAACTTCATCCATATTTGGTAAATTGAATTTGCCGTCTTCTCCCATATGACGTTTTATAGTTACTGTTTTACGTCCTACTCTTTCCGCAAAGGAAATATAGTTTGTATAAGCAGGGTCAATCATCATCAGAGGTCTCTCATCAGTTCCAGCTGGACCACAAACTCCCAAAATTAATAGCTCCATACCAGATGAACCACCATCTGTTATTTGAACATGAAGATTACTTGTATCGAATCCTTCACTTTCTAAGATGTTCTTAAATGCATTTTGTGCCTCAACAGTACCTGCTGTTCCTGAATATCTAATTACTCCACTAGCAAAAGGACTCTCAGGTGCATTAAGTGCAAACATTCTCTTTTGCATAGCTGGGTTTGTTGGTAAAGACACATTTCCTATTCCCACATTTATTACTGCCTCAGGCTTTACTGGACGCTCATCATATTTCATTTGAGCTAAACGAACATCTGATGGTGTTCTTGATTCAAAATGTGCTGATAATATTGGTTTACTCATTACAATTCTCCCCCTCTTTTGATTTATAGAAGATTGTGCCAATAAATTTAATTAGCTACATACCTTTATTATACACTAATTTAAATTAATTTCATCTTAATCTTAAACATTTACTTAAATTATTTCCTATTTCTGGTTTTAATATTATTTATAATTATGCATATAGTAGAAGTTAATATATTTTATATTCAATTCTACTTTTCTCTAGTTAAAACTTCTAAAATAAAAAGCAAAAAAGAAAGTTCCTAAGATTATAAATAGTGAAAATGATTTCCATAGTTTGGTATTATTAATTCAAATTATAATTATAGGAGGAGTTAGATTTCTTATAGAATGTCCAGAAAAGGTAAATGATACAGATAATCCTTTAGTTCTATTTCTCAATGTAGATAAACAGATATATAAATATGTAATAAGATAGATATAAAAAATATTAAAGAGGCTGTCTCAAAATAAAATTTTGAGGCAGCCTCTTTAATAATGTGATAGCTTTACTAGCTCAGATATGGTCACAAATTTGTAGCCTTTGTTAATCAATTCAGGTAAAATTAATTTTAAAGCTTCTACAGTATTACTAGTTTCATAGTATATATAATCATGAAATAATACAATGTCTCCATTCTCTATGTTTGAAATAGTATTAGAAACTATTTTATCCACACTTGGATTACTCCAATCTTTAGAATCTTGCCTAGAAGACCATAATACAATATCACATGATTCATCACTGATAATTTTCATTGTATTTTCATTATAAAGTCCATAAGGTGGCCGAAAAACTTTAGATTTAGCACCCGTTAAGGAAAAAATAATACTTTGAGTCTTATCAAATTCTTCTTTGAACGTCTGAGTAGAAGCTTTTTTGATATTTATATGCGAGTAAGTGTGATTACCAATTTCGTGCCCTTCTTCAGCCTGTCTTTTTATGATATCAGGATATTTTTCCGCAAATTGTCCTAAAACAAAAAAGGTAGCTTTAATGTTATATTGATCTAGCAGATCTAAGATTTCAGGAGTATATTGTGGATGTGGTCCATCATCAAAGGTTAAAGCTATAAATTTTTGTTGCTTAGAACCATTCCGTACTATATTTACATTGTAATCTTTTGATCCATTCGTGCTCACGGATATAACATATTTAATAGAAAATGCTGAAATTGCTAAAAATGCAACTAAAAAAATAATCTTTATTCTTAGAGGTTTTTTTATCATTTTTATGTTCCTTTCAATTATATACTTTATAGTTTAGTTAATATGTTGAGTTTATATACTCAATTAACAAATTTAAAAGTTACTAATTTTATGAAAAAATTCCTTATAAGAGTTTATATACTATAATTAAATATAGTTTAAAATCAATTCCAATTATGTTTTGAAAAAATAAAATGTATAATATCTTTAATTCTTCACATAATAATTATGTAAGGTTCGTAAATAGAATTCGACTTTCAGTTTTTACTGTAAGAAAAATATGTTCTCCTTTCATAAGGTCCGTAATGGATTTTTATGAATATAGACATATTACTCGAATCCATTACGGACCTTACTTTTTATTTTATAATAGTACTTTATCTTGCGATTAACAATTCCTAGTCAATTATGTTATAATTAGTTAAATTGAAAATAGTTGATAATAATTCTATTGTTATCATTAGACTTCAAAATACTAATTGATAGGAGAATGATACCATGAACAATCAAGATCAAAAACAAGAAAAAGAGACTTCAAGTTTAGTGCTAGAAAAATTATTGCAATCTAGATCAATCATAATTTCAGGAGAAATCAATCAAGCTTTAGCGGAAAAAATAACTACACAACTCTTAATCTTACAAGAAATGGGGAACCAGCCAATAAAATTATTTATCAACAGTCAAGGTGGTCATGTAGAAGCTGGCGATACAATTCACGATATGATTAAATTTATTAAACCCCGTGTTATAGTGATTGGTACTGGTTGGGTTGCAAGTGCTGCTATCACAATTTATCTTGCAGCAGAGAAACAAGATCGTTATTCTTTGCCAAACACAAGATATATGATACATCAGCCATTAGGTGGCCTAAATGGTCAAGCTACAGATATTGGAATTGAAGCAAAAGAGATATTGAGAGTACGTGAGAGAATTAATAGCATAATAAGTGAAGCTACTGGTCAATCCTTAGGAAAAATAGAAAAAGACACAGATAGAAATTATTGGTTAAATGCATATGAAGCGATTGATTATGGAATAGTAAATCAAGTTATTTCAAAATACGAAGAGCTAACGAATCTATAATTTGTTAGGATATTAGGAAACATAAAACAGCAAGCCTTATTATAAGGTTTGCTGTTTTATTGTTTCTAACCGTTCAAAATCAGTTCATTAAATTTTCTATTTTAGAATGGGCTGTTCCTTAGTCTATTCTATTTCTTTTATGGTTTTAATAATAGATATAATTATGCTATAATGTATCTAGTATAAATAAATTAATGAGGTGTAAAAATGAAGGAAAACAAAGGACAAAAAACATATCTTATTAAAACCTATGGTTGTCAAATGAATGAACATGACTCTGAGAAAATTTCTTGGATTTTGGGAAATATGGGTTATAGAGAAACAGAAGATATGAATGAAGCTGATTTTATAATATATAATACTTGTTTAGTAAGAGAAAATGCAGAACTAAAGGTATATGGTAATTTAGGAGCATTAAAGCAATTAAAAAGACAAAAACCTGATTTAATGATAGCTGTATGTGGATGTATGATGCAAAGAGAAGACGTAAGAAATGTTATTTTATCTAAACATAAACATGTAGATATAATATTTGGTACTCATAATATTCATAAATTACCTCAATTAATAAATAACCATTTACAGACCGGTGAAACAATTGTAGATATATTTGAAGATGGTAGAGAAATAGTTGAAGATATAAATTCAAATAGGAAATATGAATATAAAGCCTTTGTGAATATTATGTATGGCTGTAATAACTTTTGTACCTATTGTATAGTACCCTATACTCGAGGAAGAGAAATGAGCAGAGAGCCTGAAAACATAATTAAGGAAATAGAAGATTTAGCACAAAATGGGTGTAAAGAAATAACATTACTAGGGCAAAATGTAAACTCCTATGGCAAGTCTTTAAAAACAAATTATGGTTTTACAGATTTATTAAAGGATATAAATAAAATAGAGGGAATTGAAAGAATAAGATTTATGACTTCTCATCCTAAGGACTTATCAGATGAACTAATAGAGTGTTATGCCACTTTAGATAAATTATGTGGACATTTGCATTTACCTGTTCAGTCAGGTAGTAATAAGGTTTTAAAAGAAATGAATAGGAAATACTCTAGAGAAGACTATTTAGAAATTATTAATAAATTAAAGAAAGCAGTTCCAAATATATCAATTACAACAGATATAATTATAGGATTTCCTGGCGAATCAGATGATGACTTTAATCAGACACTTGAATTAGTAAAAGAAGTAAAATATGATTCAGCTTTTACTTTCTTATATTCCATTAGAGAAGGTACTAAAGCAGCCAATATGGAAAATCAAATAGATGATAAGATTAAGCATGATAGATTTCAAAAGTTAACAAACACATTAAATGAGATTGCTTTAGAATTAAATCAAAAATTAATAGGGGAGACCCTAGAAGTATTAGTAGAAGAAGTAAGTAAAAACAATCCTGATGTTTTAACAGGAAGATCAAGGACAAGTAAGCTTATACACTTTAAAGGAGAAGAAAGCCTTATAGGTTCTATTGTTAATGTGAAAATAGATAATGTTAAAACATTTACACTGGAAGGAAAACTAGTTTAATACTTCTCTACTTAGGGGGAGAAATAATTTGGAAAATTTAACACCAATGATGAAACAATATTTCAGTATAAAAAAACAATATGATGATTGTATATTATTCTTTAGACTCGGGGATTTCTATGAAATGTTTTTTGAAGATGCTTTAACGGCTTCAAAGGAATTGGAAATCACTTTAACTCAAAGGGATTGTGGAATGGCTGAAAAAGCTCCCATGTGTGGTGTACCTCATCATGTTGCTGAAACTTATATATCTAGATTAGTAGAAAAGGGATATAAAGTTGCTCTGTGCGAACAAGTGGAAGATCCTAAAGTTGCTAAAGGAATTGTACAAAGGGATGTAATTAAAGTTGTTACTCCTGGTACAATAACAGACCAAGCAGTTTTAGACGAAAAAACTAATAATTATTTAGTATCTATATACTTTGATAATTTAGGTGTAGGAATTTCCTATGTAGATAATTCTACAGGAGAAATGTATACTACTGAATTCCTAGGAGAATCAAGTCAAAATAATACATTTTTAATAGATG
Encoded proteins:
- a CDS encoding polysaccharide deacetylase family protein gives rise to the protein MIKKPLRIKIIFLVAFLAISAFSIKYVISVSTNGSKDYNVNIVRNGSKQQKFIALTFDDGPHPQYTPEILDLLDQYNIKATFFVLGQFAEKYPDIIKRQAEEGHEIGNHTYSHINIKKASTQTFKEEFDKTQSIIFSLTGAKSKVFRPPYGLYNENTMKIISDESCDIVLWSSRQDSKDWSNPSVDKIVSNTISNIENGDIVLFHDYIYYETSNTVEALKLILPELINKGYKFVTISELVKLSHY
- a CDS encoding ATP-dependent Clp protease proteolytic subunit, encoding MNNQDQKQEKETSSLVLEKLLQSRSIIISGEINQALAEKITTQLLILQEMGNQPIKLFINSQGGHVEAGDTIHDMIKFIKPRVIVIGTGWVASAAITIYLAAEKQDRYSLPNTRYMIHQPLGGLNGQATDIGIEAKEILRVRERINSIISEATGQSLGKIEKDTDRNYWLNAYEAIDYGIVNQVISKYEELTNL
- the miaB gene encoding tRNA (N6-isopentenyl adenosine(37)-C2)-methylthiotransferase MiaB, with the translated sequence MKENKGQKTYLIKTYGCQMNEHDSEKISWILGNMGYRETEDMNEADFIIYNTCLVRENAELKVYGNLGALKQLKRQKPDLMIAVCGCMMQREDVRNVILSKHKHVDIIFGTHNIHKLPQLINNHLQTGETIVDIFEDGREIVEDINSNRKYEYKAFVNIMYGCNNFCTYCIVPYTRGREMSREPENIIKEIEDLAQNGCKEITLLGQNVNSYGKSLKTNYGFTDLLKDINKIEGIERIRFMTSHPKDLSDELIECYATLDKLCGHLHLPVQSGSNKVLKEMNRKYSREDYLEIINKLKKAVPNISITTDIIIGFPGESDDDFNQTLELVKEVKYDSAFTFLYSIREGTKAANMENQIDDKIKHDRFQKLTNTLNEIALELNQKLIGETLEVLVEEVSKNNPDVLTGRSRTSKLIHFKGEESLIGSIVNVKIDNVKTFTLEGKLV
- a CDS encoding M42 family metallopeptidase; amino-acid sequence: MLLKQLTEASGISGNEKEVRDLIISEIKDHVESFKIDRIGNIIAYKKGKDTSKKLMITAHMDEVGLLVTDIDNLGLLKFTTVGGVDKRILVSKPVLVGKDKTDGVIGAKPIHLQKRQEWTRALGIDELYIDIGVNSKEEAEKLVQIGDYVTFKSDYIEFGEDLVKAKALDNRVGCSLLINLIKEVKDISFYGVFTVMEEVGLVGAGPAAYEVDPDISLVLEGTLCYDMPKLDTHLVPTYLNKGPAISLIDRTTVYDRNFREKITSIAEKNNIPYQYRKTSMGGNDSGRIHTTKEGSVTTTISVPCRYIHSPTSVMSKKDYNHTYDLLKAILSEFEKEEL
- a CDS encoding M42 family metallopeptidase yields the protein MDTKVLLELLCNGNGVSGYEHNLQDGIISAFNKYADDIKTDKLGNVIALKKGSSDTDNVKIMLAAHMDEIGLMVKDIEENGFIRFTNIGGIDPRTILGQEVIVHGKEDLFGVIGSKPPHLQEPSEHDKAIKMEDMIIDIGYSKEKVDELVNIGDVITIRRSLTNLQGSRVASKALDDRAGVAVIYETIKELNKMKHDADVYFVSTIQEEVGMAGAIVSTFGINPDIGIAVDVGFGATPELSKADSIELGKGPGITLGGNIHPGLRKNLTEVAGEYNIPFQMEITPGLTGTDARAMIMTKEGVPSLVLSIPLRYMHTSVEVVDMVDIKHSAKLLAFFIASISNENLEGLLCY
- a CDS encoding M42 family metallopeptidase; translated protein: MNINFNLLKDLVSVYGPASNEDLTRDYITNEIKDFVDEIEVDALGNLIARKKGAGKKVMISAHMDQIGLMVIDIDEKGFLRFTNVGGISPVVSLSQRVIFENGTIGIIYAEPVDDISKLKLENMYIDIGAFSKEEAERKISIGDICIYKSEYVENENVVFTPYLDDRVGCFVAIEALKSIKNPANDLYFVFSVQEEVGLRGAKTAAYRINPDVGIALDVTSHGDTPKAKRFAIGLNKGAAIKVKDNSIICHPKVKNLLVNLAKDNNIPYQMEVLEFGGTDSGAIHVNMEGVPSGVISIPTRYVHSTVEMASKNDIINCTKLLIEFLENELDI
- a CDS encoding MerR family transcriptional regulator — protein: MLDLNHEYTISEVSEITGYAPHVLRYYEKEFEIDVPRNNSNHRYFTYKEIELIQYIKTLQDKGFTNKQIKLIIQSPEVIMSNQEESGIVSASDNMYFDTYQLAKEISMTLEEEFFEKLLTHINEGSEKNINVIEELKNEVAMLRNELNSKERDVLICENAKLKMQVKEKEFENIELKGKLKEIEEKQISFFKRIFMKNK
- a CDS encoding aminotransferase class I/II-fold pyridoxal phosphate-dependent enzyme, which translates into the protein MSKPILSAHFESRTPSDVRLAQMKYDERPVKPEAVINVGIGNVSLPTNPAMQKRMFALNAPESPFASGVIRYSGTAGTVEAQNAFKNILESEGFDTSNLHVQITDGGSSGMELLILGVCGPAGTDERPLMMIDPAYTNYISFAERVGRKTVTIKRHMGEDGKFNLPNMDEVEEMIKANNPGALLVIPYDNPTGQYYTYDTLKDLARLCVKYNMWMVSDEAYRELYYDDNEKLVSIWGLTDTDIPGIEGRRISIETASKVWNACGLRIGAVITDNADFNNRSIAEYTANLCANVIGQYIFGALAHESKEDILGWCKQQRDYYKDQIIKVYNGLKEQEPNLIVSSPDASIYSVIDVRNVVKPGFDSIDFVLYCAGKGSVVIDGVETTLLVAPMKGFYDIENDEENPGKTQFRISFVESPENMVKIPELFIKLLKQYESQR